The Setaria viridis chromosome 9, Setaria_viridis_v4.0, whole genome shotgun sequence sequence GTCACCATCCCTCATCTCCAGATTGGCTGCATGAATCAAAAATTCAGTTTCTTTTCAGACATTGTACTGCAGCAACATAGGGATTAGCGATCAATCAACGGATTCCTACTTACATGGTTTCCAGCAAACCATACAGAAATGACAAATAGCCAACAACACCCCGAAACCAGCACATAAATACTACACGCTATGATGTTAAAGCATGAAAAAGCTACAATTTCAGTTTCTTATCAGTCATTGTGCTTCTATATGAATTTCTTCATAAAATGCATTGAAACTGCGTTATCAAATCTATAAAAATGGCATTACTAAAATCAAGGAGTGTCAATTATGCAATCAAACCATATTGTCAATTCTGCTGCTTGGTTGTGAAACTATCCTATCTTCAGACACAGACACATGACAAATTCAGTTTCCTGTCATAAACAACTACTCTCTACAGCATGTCACAGAATCACTGAATATGATTTAGCCATTAATCTGTTAACTAGTGTGGAAATTTCATTTCTACATGGTTCTTTTGAAAACCAAAAGAGAATACAGCCTCAGTTTCTCAATCTGGAAACGAACAAAAAGGAAAGTTCAGGTAATCTAGTCAGCAATTCCGTCCAGATTCATTGATCTCTCAGAATCAGCCATAAACTTTCTGTTTTTGGTCAGATATTGTGTTTCTTGACATTTTTTTGTCAGAACCTGTGTGTAGATGCAATTAGGGAAATTAAGTACTAACAATGAACCGACCACATCATGATGTGGGCTGCGGAGGTATATACCCTGTAACTACAAAACTTCATAGAGATCAAGACATACCATCAACTAGGAGCTTGAGTGCTTGATGCTTACTTTCGAGATGGTTGCAAGGCCAGTCTTGCTGGTGCTGAGCATGCTGGTACATCTCACAGCTCTCCAGCTGCAGCGTGCTCTGGTTGAGGAAGTTCTCGCTCGCCTTCAGGTCCGCATCAAGCGCCTCTGGATCATCCCTCATCTCAAAATTGGCTGCATAAAATCAGAAGTTCAGTTTCTTGTCAGAGATTGTACTGCAGCAAAGCAGTTAGTGATGAATGAATGCAGTTCCATGGTTTCCAGCAAACCAACATCACCCTGTCACAAGGACATAATCACTATATTGCTGTGATATTGCTGCATGAAACCACAGTTTTAGTTTCTTATCAGATAACGTGCTCCTAGATGAATTTCCTAAGAAAATGTGTTGAAGTAGTGTTATTAAATCTATTAAAATGGCATTACTAAAATCAAGGAGTGTCAATTAAGCAATCGAACCTAGTATCAATTCTGGAAGCTGCTACACTCTTACTATGAAAGTGCATTGGCATATCCGCCGCTTTGTTCTGAAGCTATCCTCAGTCTTGACAACCTACATATTCCTTTTACAACTCAGACACACGAGAAATTCATTTCCTGATGTAAAGACTATCCTGTATGTCACAGCATCACTGAATATGATTTGGTGACTAATCTGTTAATTAGTACAAAGTTTCATTTCTACATGGTTCCTCTGAAAAACCGAAAGATAATACAGCCGTTGTTTCTCATTTCGGaaacaaacaaaaaggaaagTTCAGTTAACCTAGTCAACATTTCCATTCAGATTCATTGACCTCTTGGAACCATCAAATTTTCTGGTTTTAGTTAGACATTGTGCTTCTTGACAAATTTTGTCAGAACCTGATGCAATTAGGGAAATTAAGTACTAAAAGTGAATCGAACAGATCATGATGTTGGGCTGTGGAAGTATATACACCGTGACTAGGAAACTTCATAGTCTCATAGAGATCAAGACATATCATCAACTACGAGCTTGAGTGCTTGAGCATGCTTACTTTCAAGATGGTTACAAGGCCAGGCTGCAGCGTGTTGCTGCTGCTCCGTGTGCTGGTACATCTCATGGCTCTCCAGCTGCAGCGTGCTCTGGTTCAGGAATCTCTCACTCGCCTTCCTGTCTGCCTCAAGTGTCGCCTCTGGATCACTGTCCCTCATCTCAAGATTGGCTGCATAAAATCAAAAGTTCAGTCATTGTGCTGCAGCAACAAAGGAATTAGCGATGAATGAATGGAGTTCCATGGTTTCCAGGAAACCGACAAAACCCTGCAACAAGTACATAAACACTATAATGATATGCTGTTGCCGCATGAAACCACATTTTCAGTTTCTTATCAGATAATGTACTTCTAGGTGAATATCATCAGAAAATGCGTTGAGCAAATCATTGAAGACTTATACACTCTTACCATGAAAGTTCATCTTTATATCTCTTCTGAAAGCAAATTAAACGATGATTAACAAAAGCCACTTTCCTGTCCAGATTCATTGACCTATCCTATCTGCAGTCCTGAACAACCACATGTTCCTAAGACTTTTTCACCACACCAATTTCTTGCAGACATCAACAGAAACGCGAAAAATTCAGAACATGGTTGGCGACTAATTCATTACTGAAATTTCATTTCTATTTGGTCCGTCCGAAAACCAACAGATGCAGCCCCAGTTTCTCATTTCGGGAAAGTAACCAACAGCAGGTTTCAATTAACCTGGTCAAAAGTTCCGTCCAGATTCATTGACCTCTAAGATTCAGTCCGGGGAGCCTGAACATGGTGCTTACCGTCGAGCCGGTCATGGGGCCAGGAGAAGTAGTCCCAGTCCCACCCCTCGAAGTCGTACTGGGGCCGCCGCAGCTTCACCAGCGGCTCTCGCACGACGGCAGCGAAGCCGAACCCCGGGCCCCTGCAGAGCGCAGCGAGCCAAACACGACGAAttcagaaaaggaaaagacAGAACGATCTTGCTGCTACGCAAGAGCCGGGGACGAATTCAGCGTTTGGGCGGAGGGCGAGGCAAACACGAATTCAGTGGGCGGAGCCAAGAAAGAAGAATGGCAACCAATGGAACAAGCATCCAGAATCACGAAGGCAGAAGAACTGGAAGGATAAGCATCAGAAGGATCAAGAACGACCGATGCTGCAAGAACCAGACCGCTGTTGATGCTTACCTGAGAATGGAGGAACCCCTGTCCACCTCGATCTCCGCTCTCAACCAGAAGCGGTGTCGCCGCGGAGTCCACCCCTCCATGGCCGTCTCCGTccgtcctccttctcctcctcctctctcgctCGCCCACCGACTCGCTCGCGTTGGCGCTCTTCTCCTCGCCTTCGGCGGCGTTCGTGTTCTTGCCTTGGTGCGGCTCGGGTCTGGGAACGGACCGAGCGGGGGATTGGTCGGTTGTTTTTATAGGCGGAGGCAGCGAAGCAGGAaggggggaagaagaagaagaagcagagcaGGGGGGCGGAGGGGATCAGGGGAAAGTTCGTTACGAGTTAGCCGTTGCGGCGAGACAGCTTCCGTGTGTTTCTGAGGCCATACTCCGTGTGGCCCACCTGTGTCTGCCTGCGTGGGCTCTCGCCATCGGAGCACACAAGTCAAGTCAGTCAATCAATCGAATCCTCCACAAGTCAATTGCGGCGCTGCTGTTCTCAACAATTCGCTCGTCAGCAGCTCCACCAGGCCTCTCCATTGGCCCAGATTTCCATATTTAGCGCAGGAGTATATAGGAAAACAtgccaaaagaagaaaaagaaaaattacaaaCGCGGTTCGTAGGTTGCCGGCGGTCTTTTAATCTAGTGGGGTTTTATTTAAGTGAAAATTTTCTTGTTTGTGGCATATTTAGCTGATAGCATTAGTGGTATTGTTTTTGTGTATTAGGGTATTATGTTTTCTGCTCACTTCTCAAGGATAGGGTCAATGCAAAAGATCTTCTTAGAAGAAAGCAAATGGAGTTGGAATCATACACGTGTGA is a genomic window containing:
- the LOC117836708 gene encoding uncharacterized protein isoform X2, with the translated sequence MEGWTPRRHRFWLRAEIEVDRGSSILRGPGFGFAAVVREPLVKLRRPQYDFEGWDWDYFSWPHDRLDANLEMRDSDPEATLEADRKASERFLNQSTLQLESHEMYQHTEQQQHAAAWPCNHLETNFEMRDDPEALDADLKASENFLNQSTLQLESCEMYQHAQHQQDWPCNHLETNLEMRDGDPEATLEADQKAIESFLNQSMLQPESYDMYQHKQEQHTAALPHDHLKGNLETRNTDVEAKLQTDRKTKERSTRQRKRSEMDRRTQEEQHEEKENKEAVMFRTLTPLNKKAVGPRSARRRRVFAEANWSLDNDRARQVPWAC
- the LOC117836708 gene encoding uncharacterized protein isoform X1 — translated: MEGWTPRRHRFWLRAEIEVDRGSSILRGPGFGFAAVVREPLVKLRRPQYDFEGWDWDYFSWPHDRLDANLEMRDSDPEATLEADRKASERFLNQSTLQLESHEMYQHTEQQQHAAAWPCNHLETNFEMRDDPEALDADLKASENFLNQSTLQLESCEMYQHAQHQQDWPCNHLESKHQALKLLVDANLEMRDGDPEATLEADQKAIESFLNQSMLQPESYDMYQHKQEQHTAALPHDHLKGNLETRNTDVEAKLQTDRKTKERSTRQRKRSEMDRRTQEEQHEEKENKEAVMFRTLTPLNKKAVGPRSARRRRVFAEANWSLDNDRARQVPWAC